ATAAAAGgttataaaaacgaaaaacgaggGGAATGAAGAAAGGAGAGGGCgcaagggaaagaaagagaaagatagaaagaggaagtaaaagtaaaTCTAGTCCTGTTCAAGCATATAAGCGTAAAACCaattaatggaaaacaaaaaacaaaaggggaaaccTATTAATTGCTAGGCCGCATAGATAAGAGATCATCACACGCCGAGTGTAGGAATGGGGCAGAGGGAGGAGAAATGGTTGGGAGTATCCTTGCTGCGCACAACTCCCTCGCCCCAACAcaaaagccacacacacacacacacacacacacacacacacacacacacacatcaccccACAGTACGATCAtaactgtagcagcagcagcagcagcagcagcagacgcaaaTCCAATAGAGTCCAATGTGTTAATGTTCTTGTCAACTTTGTCGTCTACATGGCGTACCTCTAAGTGAAGTGAACACTGAAATAATGCACTTCACCAGGCcaggcaaacacacaacacaacataaaacacaaagTTTCTAGTACGTTCGGGCGCGTGCGGAACGATGCAAGGAAGGAGGAATcacacaaagaaaaagaagaatcatAAATACACAAAAATCGAATGTAAACCCTCTACTATTCTTAAActtgtgcagcagcaaaatgcgATAACGATAATAATAACGATCTATTAAATTACAAACTATATTCTACGGTACGGGGACGGACCgccggtgcgtgcgtgcgtgcgtgcgtgcgtaacAAATTGATGTAATTCACGCTGAGGAAGGTGAGAAGCAAAATTGGAATTAAGCGTCAAAGGAATGaaataaacccgttaaaaggaaaaggattcgAAGGTTGCGCCTTCATCAGTCTGTCCGAAACGAACGGAGAATTTGAAGGTAAGTACAGCAGAATCTGCTCATAGCAGCTTACTTAGTTTCTGAAAGACAAAGCAACCTTGCAAATGGTTTTATGATTAGCAACGGTAGCACTGAGCATTTCCACAAGTTTCCATTTGGCATTTGACGGTTAAAATATCCAGAACTAATTCATAAGGGTTAATTTAAACGTAGAAGATTAAGAAAAATTGTCCAAAGACCTCTAGACGAGATGTATCGTATGAAATGGATAGGAGAAGGGCGCTGCCCATTCAAGTTCAGAACCTTTCAAAACAGATAATCTTTGATGATTACTTTGAAGACCTTGGAAAAGTTTcgagaaaaaaatgatgacTAGATGAAAAACAAGTAtgtctccttcttctctggtaatcttggtggtgatggtttctCAAGTGTTCGCCACTGTTCCAAGCTATTTGTTCTGCACGTCTGTGGCTTCGATCGAGTCTTTTTGGCACTGGGTAGATTGTTTCAGCTGCACATTGTTTGATTATGGTTTAGTCAGTGTGGGTCGGTCTAAAACAAGGTCAAGTACAAGGTGAATATTGCAATGTCGGATTCTCGGAACAGTTATTATGCAACGCAAATGATTTATTGGTAACTTTGCAGGTATCAATTACTATTGTTGCATCTAAAAACTTAATAATCGCATGCAGACATCCATTATTCCAGCCTGCAAGAGAAAACACGGTTCTGGATCTTAAAAAGCTTTTCAATTCAAGTGGaaatgcaaagaaaaacaatagagGACAATTAGCATAAATAGACTTGACGGTAACATACTCGCTGATTTTGTTGCCATTATATTGCTTTACTAATACAATATTCTAGTCAATGCGTTGTGTAGCTCGTCTGGCAGACATTGAACGCACCGTCTGCAATACACGCACTTGGTTCAAACATATTTACACAACTGCCAGCTGAGCGAATGGTCTGGAACCCTCGATCGTTCGTGTACATTCCGAAGTTGGGATTttcatatatatatttgtTCGTTTCATCAGTTGCCTATGGAAGTATTCACCACTATAGAGATGAAACAAAGTGTAAAGCTACTTCTGTTGGTCGTGCTGTACAGTGCTCAGTTGGTAAAGGCACAAGATTCAGTAACGGATGTCGATGATATCGCTGATTATCCGTACGCAGCGTTTATAGATGATCCATTTTCGCATTACTCTGGAAATGGGGCTATCATTAGTAATACTCATGTGATCACTACAGCATCGGCTATAAGCCCAGCTCCGAGCGTAATGGTAACTCACCGAAAGGTACAAACATGTTGAATACTAATGACTGATTTACATGCTTCCCCTTGGCAGATTAACGTCTATGTTGGTAACGCCGTCATGCACACCGGAACCCGTTTCAAACctaaaaacattcaaaaacacCCCAAGTACAACTTCACACCACTTGAGTACAATGTGGCTATCATTACCATCAATGGCACCTTCAAAGGATTGCCAAATGTGAAACCCATAAGCATAAGAACTACCGCTTTTAGGAACCCCGTAAACTGTTTTAGTGTTGGCTGGGGAGTATACTCTAATTTTTCAATTACCCCTATGCCGAGGCGAGTCAATTATCAACTTGTCACCGATCAGGCATGTGCAGCAAAACGTGGCCCTCAACCTACAACGTGAGTAACGCACAATCAGCTCTTCTTTTCCAGCGACGTAGATCATGGTGAACTTTTCAATATTTCATTTGTTGCAGAATACAATGTGCTAGTGCGCTAAAAGGTAGCGGTTACTTTCTGATTGGCGGCAATCCCTTTGTGTGCGGTAATCAACTGTACGGTATACAACGAGTCATGTCAACGAGCTTTACTTATTTTACCAACGACCAACCAATCGATTTATTTGTAAAGCTAACCGCGGCGAGCATTCAAGATTTTGTGTTTAGCATAATTCCCAAGCCGAAACACGTGGATTGTCATTAAACGAAACGGATGTATGCAAAAGCATGTGTAAACAGTGAGCAGTACTTTCATGTTGATTTGATACACCTAACGatacaaaaaatgaaataaatagacCAATCGTAAAATCCAACAGTTATCCCCAATTGTTCGGTTATATTCTcgaggaaacgaaaaaggcACTCCTTATGCCTTGATGGACAATCCATCAGACCATTAGCTCTAGGCGTAACAGAAAATGGCACAAATTGGCCTCATCTTTCTAACtagcttaagggggggcttcggtattttattttaattcttcgcatttacattttacatttttttatgattgcttatcaattcaagattattgtgtaaaattttgggatcaatcgaagcaaaactgacaaagatattgatttttgaaaaacagcctttcatacaaggctcaacgcatctcgcgactttgaatcgcgattcccaaaacctacgttttcaaagtcggtgcccatcgtagcatgaaaactactggaccgatcgatttgaaattttgaacacataatctctacactatttgccaggtagccccgtcgagattttataaaaattattgatacttttttttaaataattattttgattatgtaaagtgccgttttttgaggcaacatcgaaaaaagcatcacttttccaacttcaaaaatctgccaaaaatcgaaaaatgggaaattttataaaaactcgacggggctacctggataaacttataatctaacaaacgAATAttcgtttgaatatttctgatgacccagcacgtggctacgatgggcaccgcaaaaagtacatttttgcaaacttgcctttctggATTCTGGagaatgccatgaacgtagttttgaataaatcttccccaaaatagaaccaaatattcttgaaaagttgtagtttaatattacatttttttgaaaaattcaagttaactggtttcttcactaaaaatcgtgaaaaataagcctttttatgacccgaaataaccaaagccccccatAATACAAGATTTTGTGTTTCGCATAGTGTTTCCCACGAAAAAATTACATGAACTGTAATTAAATAAAACGGATGGACATGTTGGTATGTGCCTTTATGGATTTTGAATACAcccatggcgatggcgacattACGATAGCCAAACGAAATTAACTGGATATGTCTATGCTACTTACTTACCTACATTCATTGGTGTTGTTGAATATTCATTGACGATTGCATTTTGATATGATATCGACATAAACGTAACAATAACATCATAACGAAATATGCAATCTTTCTTGATTGAATTGATTCTAAATAACAGCAACTTGCCGTAAAATGCGAATTTAAAATCAGATCATACCTTCAGCCGTTCAAATAGACGTCAGCAAGAGATCTGTTTCAAGCGTACCGCGATGATGGCAAACAATCTGCAAAACGGTTTGGTCTTTTTTTCGAACAACCCGATCAACAAGTAGAAGCGATATGGCGAATTTTCGTTCTTCTCCATACAGCTGGAGTTTTTAGATGGGATAGTAAAAACACTAAATATAAATCTTTAAATCAAATTTGTCGGTGAATGTTTGGACCAATTTTGAACAGAGTTGATCATCATgtgaaggaaagaaaagaacgcTTGCTGTTTGGTTAAGTATTGCATGCCAGAGAcagattaaattaaacaattaatcACGATACTCCGATAAGAGAATCGGTTTGGGATTATCTCGCTGTCATATTCGTAACATATTCGAACAAAAGGTTCATGTCGAGCGAAGCATTATGATTACTATGATATAATTCAAATTTTCACTACGCCTCTTCAGGTAATagcgaagaaaacaaataGATGACTAAATCCAATAGAATCCAAGTAGGttgctttttttggtttcagtGCCGCTTTTGGGGTAGTTTTAAGAAAATAGAACAGTTTTGTAAAAACAATTTGATGTCCGCTGCTGGTGTCGGGTCGATGGCTGGATTCTCCGATATCAAATGCAGATTGTATCCGATGCAGATCCTCGGATGATACTGTATATAGGAACACATGTGTTTGCACAAGTGGTAGGTGTCTTGCAGATTCGTGGCATAAGGAGATGCCATGACACGATGCATCTATGGGGTGGTATCGACTCGTCTACGGACGAAGGTTCGATGGCCAAAAATGACCATTTGGATGCTCAAAATGATTGAAACCAGATGTCGGATTTTCATATAAATTAGCCTCtggttttccttcgtttcatCAGTCCTTACCAGCAGTCCTCGGTACAATCGCAATGAAGCCAAGTTGTAAGCTATTCCTGTTGGTCGTGCTCTACAGTGCACAGTTGGCAAAGGCTGCCATAGTCTCCGATGTCAATGATATCGCTGCTTATCCGTACGCAGCATATCTAGAATACCCGGGAGGCGGTTCAGGCAATGGTGCTATCATCAGCGACACTCAGGTTGTCACTGGTGCATCGGTTTTAGCGTACGTACCTACAGGAGGAAATGTAAGTCATCACGAACAAGGGCTTTAGCGGTAGTTGAATACTAACCGTTGGTTTCTATGCTTCCCATTGGCAGATTACCGTCTTTGTTGGCAACCTCGGAAGGGGCGCAGGAACCGTTTTTAAAActaaaatttatcaaaaacacCCCCAGTACAATTCTACGAATTTTGACAATAATGTGGCTATTATTACCATTAATGGTACCTTCAGTGGGTTGCCAAATGTAGCACCCATTGGCGTAGCGAGAAGCACAATACTGAACCCCGCAAGCTGTTTTAGTATTGGATTTGGAATATACGCGAATGGTGCGTCATCTTCTATCCTGAGGCGAGTCGAATATCAACTCGTCACTGATCAGGAATGTGCAACAAAACGTGGCCTTCAACCTTCGACGTGAGTGTAGCATTGCGAAATCCCTTGTCTCAGTGACTTAGACTATGACTAACTATTTAATCTTTCCTCTTGCAGAATACAATGCGCTAGTGCGATGAAAGGTTTCGGATATTTTCTCGTAGGCGCCTTGCCGCTCGTTTGCGATAACCAATTGTACGGCATATATGCTGCAACACCTGGTTATAGCTTCAACGATGCCCAACCAATTGATATATTTGCAAAGATAACGGCACCCAGCATTCAAGAATTTCTGTTTCCCAAAGCTACTGCTGTTTCCCAAAGTAGACGGAATTACGTGAGCTGTAACTAAACTGATGTATGTGCCAGCATGTGAGCATACTTTCGCGTTGAATACATTCATGGTGATCACCTGACGAAACGACAACAAAATAAACAGGCTAATAGCAGAACGTACCTACAATGCTATCTTAGTTGCTTTCAATACCGCCAGAATTCTCGTTGATTAGAATACCTGTTAAATATCTATCCAATGCGAAGATTCATTGGTTACTCTGTTGTCGGTACGCTCACGGGGATCCTTTTGGCGATCTTTTCGATCATTTGTAGCTATTTGATTAGTTAGTAAATATAGGGAACACAAACAATAGCAGACTGATCAATTATGCTACAAACTTTTTAATCTCATAGCCTCGACttaaaagcagcagcatcaaaaccAACTCGGACCCGGTTCTAATTTTTGTCCTGAAGATTAATGTAATTAAGTGCTGCTTTGTTGGTTCGAGAGTAACTCGAAATGTACTCTAAATGTTGAAGCGAAGTTTTTCAGATATAACCGAAAATTCACAGAGGTCCGATCACAGAGGAATATCAActtttttaatatttgtttATATTTTAATATTAACATTTGCTTTTATATGCTTCAGAGTGAAAAGTCCCATTTACTATGCGGATGTTCGATAGAACAACGATTTGTAGTGCAGGTGATTTCGCGTTGTAAACAGCTAAATCCATGCTGTGCAAGATTAAAAAGGGATGAATCGTTGGGAAACGGgttattgaaaatatttttttttaaattcgaCGACTTTGCTGTTTTTCGCGCATTGGTCCGCAACGCACAGATATCGGTAAGGCAAATGCACCCCAGCCATGCAGAACCCAAGAAAGGTGCAAAACAACCATCGATACCGATGTTACAGTATGAACAACGCGGCGCTGCGCATCTGGGCTAAGtttcagttttgtttttgataatGGAAGTATCAAAAACTAATTAAACAGTTTAATTCAAGTGTATTACATGTGAATCATATAGTCTTCTATAggaaataaagagaaagagagagacactcaaacacacatatcTGTTAGCTCAAGTGTTTTTGCAGATTCGTGGCATGAGGAGGTTGAGGTGATTCAGCCAATACACGATACCGAGCATTCTACACCGATGTTTGCATGAGCGTtctgcatcgatcgatgcgttCGTATTGGCTTCAAACCGAAGCTACTCGGcaagtaaaaaaaactgaGATAACTTCATTGTGCTGGTAAATGTTTCCAATGGCTTGTCTTGTAAGATACACGAAAAAGCCGAGAGCAAACATTCGGCGCAACTGTGATGGCATCTGGAACGATACTGCAACTGGAGTGGTTCAGATGCTCTCTGGTCCATTATGTAGCATACCTGCCATGTAGGATGCGTCTATGCAGGTACGTGGCAAGCAGAGAACCAGTGACATGAAGGGCTTTTCGGGTAGCACGGATACAATCACGAATACAATTATCAAATCATCACTCGTTTACCAACGCACAACCAATTGAGCTATTTACAAAGCTAACAGAGAGCATACTTACATGTTGACTAAATACACGTACCGTAATTTACGTACACGTAAATTAACGATACGATAAACTCGTTTAAACGCACGCATGTTAAAAAAACGATACGGGAACGGAAGAAAGAAATACCAAAAAAAGCTTTAGATACTGCAGGGATTTTCTCTGCTAATATTCCTAGCAGATGACCATAATTAAATAGAGCAGATCAAGCATTCGAAAGGCTTCAGCAATCGATCTTACAGATTCCGGtttagtttttggttttcatgaATACACAcattatgggccctattccgagagtctgtcttgcaaacgagactgctgtactactgctgaaaaaacttagcagtcttgttgagctcttatgaatgaacttgtgatgtTTTACAGccaaatttcaaaacaaatactaatactaacaaattattcaccaacaccaccaaaacccaacatttttcggtccaatggcaacgagtctttcagtctcgttttcaagactcagagtctggtaggttttagcaacagactctgagtcttgaaaacgagactcaaaatggtaaattttttcgttttggtcgtagttgccattggagcgaaagatgttggtttttagtggtgttggtgaataatttgttagtattagtatttgttttgaaatccagCTGTAAAAAATTACAAATTCATTCACgagagctaaacaagactgctaaattttttcagcagtagtacagcagtctcgtttgcaagacagactctcggaatagggccctatgAAAACCTTATTTTCCATCCGAAGGGCATGTGCATTGCGTGTAGTACAAACTGGAACCCGGTTTAAAAATGGACGAATCGTTGAGAGATGGATGATTtaaatttgaaagaaaatatcCCACGGCTCTTGGTGTTCTGCACACTAAGAATTTGCTTTGAGAAGCTTTTGTCCCAGCATAGATGGCGCTGCCGTTGCCGACGAGAATGTAAAGATGCATACTTAGCGGCTGTTTATTTGTAACAAACGGTTTGCGTTTCTCGCTTAtaaactttttgtttttttaatctgCAAATACACGAATTCCTTTATCTGACGGCATAAAACAAAGGCAAATCGTCAAACCATGACCCAACGCGAGGCTATTATCGAAAATACGACCTACACACGGGTAATAGACTAGATTTGTTTGTCTATTTAGCGTGTTTCAGTAACTTATATGGCAAGGACCTAAAGTACAATGTTGAGACCGATTacgcaacataaatcaaacaaatcttaGATTTTAACCAATAATATTTCGCATGTGAATTTGAGCATTCAGTTGTATAGTTTTTGTCTTGTTTTGGATTAAACGGAAAAAGATACAAAaggtaaaaaagaaaattcctGGATCCTGGAAAAGATGAACACAGAACACAATACAGCAACCATAGAATCTTCTTCTGAAAACCAAAATATCACACCGGGTTTTTACCGGATTATATAAAAATTTGAGCagaaaatgagttttttttatatagatgcgttttttttatatagagtatatatatatgaacATCTTTTTTATTCATCGACACTTGTTTCCTCCACATTACCCCGTTCTATTGATGCCATTGTTTGTCTGGTTCCTCGTTTTTTAATGGTTGTGTCTCATTTTATACACAGTTTTCCAGTGGCCCTTCGCAGTGTCCTATCCCTGTCGCCGTATTGGCGTTTTGCATAACTGTACAGTGGTCTGGTTCTTGTCCTAGTgcttgctgctctgctgtgcgTGTTAATATGTGTCAAGTGTCACACTGAATCCCGTCCTGCTGGCTAGTCTGCGATTTGATTCTTGCCATCCTCGGCGTTGTAAAAATGAGCTGTCGAGAGGACACTGGCGGCTTCCAGCTGCCGGCCCTTCTGACTCTACTATACGGTTGCAGGGCGCTTAAGGACGAGGTGACACATTTTCTTAAAAACTTAGTCACACCAAtaatcacacacagacacacaaacacacacacacacatacagacacattGCCTCCAAATAGACGACAGCTTGATTGGACGATCCTTGGCTACGTCGTAGCATGACTAATCCTGCCTGTCTGGTTGCTGTACTGCCGTGTTGTGTTAGCAAAAATATCATTCTCAACTAGAGCGCTACTCCGTTCGCCATGAGCCATTCTAATATTCTTTGTATTCTTGGTTCTATAGTGGCCAATTCCCTACCCGGTGGACAATACGATGGTATAAAAATATGTGTGTCTTAATGTACACCATAAGGACATGCAAGAGACAAAACACGGGCACCCGAAATTCCTATCCTGTCTATACGCGTACCACGAACTGCCAGAAGCGTTTCGCTATGGGAGCAGAGTATACTCAGTGGCAATGTAAGCATATattagaaaaagaagaaagctcGCTAAATGTGTGAAAGTGTATGAACCCGAGGCAGTTGCAGGCAGCTGAAACATGGAGGGACAATGCAGAGATggagagaacgagcgagagggTGGGTTTTTGATGCTCCGAAATGGTCCTCTCCCCCTGATCCACGCGGTTGTCAAAGAGGTAGGTTGTACAATCGTTTTTCATATTCCCACCCCAAAGGTAGCGCCTTTTTATTGTAGTCGTTATGAGTCGCGCAGTTTCCATGCCAAAAATATCATTTCATTCTCGTTTTTAGTTTGTTTCTCAATTTCGCATGTCAGTCTTTTCGTGCCAAACAACGACGGAATTATATCCATCTTCGTGTGCTGCGCGCTCGAATAGTCGAATGGGTCAAAGGAGCATCTGGTAAATCAATTCCAAAAGCGGTGGAAACACAGTAGGTACAGACACCGCGAGTGTGTCCTTTCGCGTGCACTAACTAATGTGTGATATGTAGAGTAGCGTTAGTAACATGACGGGTGCGAGGAGATGCGGCGATAAGAGtgataaaaagcaaaacttgAAGCTCATAAAACTGATCAACAAGTTCAAAAGcacctgtctctctctccctcggtcTCATTCCTTCTTATCTCTTTAAGATATGATTAAATTGCGGGTTGCGAATGCTCCAGGCGCGCGTATGCTTCTTTCAATGCTATCGACGCTCTATCCAGCCTCGATCCAGGatgcttcattttgtttttatctgaTACACGAAAGCTACACTTCCATTCTCTACTGTTGACCATTATCATATCGAATGCAGTATAAAACTGTACATTTGTTTACTATTATTTTACATGCTACTATACTCGTGGTtcatttgtatgtgtgtgtatgtgtgtacatggttgtgtttgctgctgctgctgctgctgtataaCGGTTTTTGTGTCTCCTTTCCTTATCGTAATTAATGTTTGTCAAACTAGATAGTGGAGCTAGGATAAGCTATTTGAGTGTTATTTGCCTATACGCATAAGCTTACGCTtacctgctgctgtcgtcCTGCTCCCGAAGATtccttttcatcatttcacctgtacacaaacacgcacaatGAGCGGTCCCTACGGACATTCTCCCTTTTCGGACTATATTCACAACTCCCCCACTTCCGGTTTCTTTGCGAATCCGAAAAAGGGAGTAGCGTGAGTTTGACAAAAGGCTTCGGTGCGCGCCTTTATATGCCAGCATCCGGGATATCCGGGATCCACTGATAGGTAGCAAAAAACGTGTAGCATCTGTTCCTCGACTGTTACTTTTTCCTCGGGTTTGTGGGTGGTgaatatgtttcattttattttgctcGAGAGTCGGTTTCGCCCCCTTTCTCTTGCCTAATATGCTTCGATTTGTCTGTAAAAAAGCTAGATTGAACTATAAAATCCTTAtcgtgcatcgtcgtcgccaccgtttGCTGCGATCTCTATGCCCTCTATGATGGATGGTGTATACTTAGATGAAGTTGGGTGTCGATGACGATCTGTGCCCCGGATGTAGTTAATACGGCCGTGTTCTGATTGGTTTAAACTGGGTAGGGGGAGTTCATACTaacgctagtgtgtgtgtgtttgtgtaagtgtgtctgtgtgttcaTGTGTGCTTCGCTCACACTGTCGTATAATTGTAATACAgatgattattttttaaaaagaataaaaacaaatagtACGTAAATAGTATTGCAATcgtcacaaacacaaatccaTGTTCGCGCTGTGCAACGatctacgatgacgacggagtCCTCCGATCTTACCATTTTGGGGCTCGTCTCATTAGCTTTCCTCTTCTTAAAGCAACAGCATTAAAATAGTATGCTATTGTAGCTCTATCTAACCGGTTTGcttatcgcgcgcgcgtacgtGTATCGGGGGTGTGTAGTATcagaaaaaataatattattatcattattattattattaatataaaaaaaaataacaatgtAAAGTAACAATGAATTGCTCGCAGGTGTAATGTAGTGTTCGGTttcttgtgtgtttgtgtgtttttaattagttttgcGTCTTTCGTTTCTTATCTGTCCTTCTTTTAGTAACCCTTCGCCTTTCATCGACAAATCCTATCCATTCCCTCCGTGTCTTATaccgttcgatgatgatcgtcgccATTACCGTTTGCTCATCCCTCTTACATTGTGTGCTTGCACACCGTCATCAACACAGGGAGACACACATCTTACATGCTAATATGCAACGCACTTGCCAATTTCCTCCCTGCTACTCATACGCTGCTACTCCTGCCAAACCAGTGGCAGACGCTCCGGGTCGTCGTCCGGCAGTTCGTCTTGACTGACTGTCGTTCGCCGACCATCAACTCGCGGCTATCCGGATTGGCTCCCGAAGGACACAAATCATACGATATTAATAAACATTTGTTGCCAATGTTACGTGTTGTTGACATCGGACGAATTGGACTgtaactgctgttgctgttgctgttgctgctgctgggattgTTGCAGTTCCTGCTGGTTGTGATgcgacaccgacgacgtcAGTTGGGACTGCGAGCTTGAGTTGCACAGTACCGTGTAGACGGACTCGACCTTGCTCAGCTTCTCGAACAGCGGTATCAGGTCGAGCAACTCTGAATCATTCACATCGTCGAACCATGATTTCACTGGCACCTACGGAAGGGATACAAAAACGGGTCATCAGAAGCGGTCTAACACTAGAATATTTTGCGGCTTAAGttgctcccctttccccagaaaaaaaccctcaaagGATACCCCAACATGCTCAAGAGGACTATAAACGTATAACATAACAGCGAACCATTGACGATAAGAGCGCACCCGTGCTTATCGGttaaacagtttttttttaataatttgtaGGAAGCATTCTTATGGTCATAAATAATAGAAAAAGATATTTCCCAAATTAAAGGTTTGCCATAAACCATTACAATTCCATCCGCGCCGTGAGCATGGAAACTAATTTAGATTggaagagggaggagggaaagaACGCGACCCTAACAGACCCATAAATCCTTGTGACTCATTCCCTCTTCCGAGTCGGCGACTTGACAAGGGTTTCTAGTCATTTGTATGTGAAGGAGGGGGCCACCATCGTCTTGTAACCACGAGACGTGCTGGTCTTTTACAAACGTTTTACGATGACTAATTTTGTCCttcccccccaaccccaaaacgaaaaacaaaaactaaaagaGTTACAGGAGCAACCACAGC
This sequence is a window from Anopheles darlingi chromosome 3, idAnoDarlMG_H_01, whole genome shotgun sequence. Protein-coding genes within it:
- the LOC125957162 gene encoding trypsin delta-like; this encodes MEVFTTIEMKQSVKLLLLVVLYSAQLVKAQDSVTDVDDIADYPYAAFIDDPFSHYSGNGAIISNTHVITTASAISPAPSVMINVYVGNAVMHTGTRFKPKNIQKHPKYNFTPLEYNVAIITINGTFKGLPNVKPISIRTTAFRNPVNCFSVGWGVYSNFSITPMPRRVNYQLVTDQACAAKRGPQPTTIQCASALKGSGYFLIGGNPFVCGNQLYGIQRVMSTSFTYFTNDQPIDLFVKLTAASIQDFVFSIIPKPKHVDCH